A genomic segment from Neobacillus sp. YX16 encodes:
- the spxA gene encoding transcriptional regulator SpxA translates to MVTLFTTPSCGSCRKAKAWFEEHQIDYIEKNIIADPLTIDEIKSILRLTEEGTDEIISTTSKVSQELNVDIESLPLNELYKLIMNNPKMLRRPIIQDEKRLQVGYNEDEITRFLPRRLRTFVNIESQKEAN, encoded by the coding sequence ATGGTAACTCTATTTACAACACCAAGCTGTGGTTCTTGTCGAAAAGCAAAGGCGTGGTTTGAGGAACATCAGATTGATTATATTGAAAAAAACATAATAGCTGATCCCCTTACGATTGATGAGATTAAATCGATTCTTCGCCTGACAGAAGAAGGGACGGACGAGATTATTTCGACTACCTCAAAAGTTTCTCAGGAATTGAATGTAGATATTGAATCTCTTCCACTTAATGAATTATATAAATTAATAATGAACAACCCCAAAATGTTGCGCCGTCCAATAATCCAAGATGAAAAACGATTACAGGTTGGATATAACGAGGACGAAATAACTAGGTTTTTACCACGTAGGCTTCGTACATTTGTAAACATCGAATCGCAAAAAGAGGCCAATTAA
- a CDS encoding Rrf2 family transcriptional regulator, producing MNSDFTLAIHSLTLLALQPDRMSTSEYISESAGVHPVRIRKVLSLLKKHGFIKSKEGTGGGFIFALDPSEVNLWDIYKITSEGALQPKCPESNEQCIVGANMQRVLFTIFLGAEDHVGGYLKDYTIKEIVDLVNQNQ from the coding sequence ATGAACAGTGATTTTACACTTGCCATTCACAGTTTAACTCTTCTTGCACTACAGCCAGACCGGATGTCAACCAGTGAATATATCTCAGAAAGTGCTGGTGTCCACCCAGTTCGCATTCGGAAAGTATTAAGTTTATTAAAAAAACATGGTTTTATTAAATCAAAAGAAGGAACAGGCGGAGGATTTATATTTGCTTTAGATCCTAGTGAGGTTAACCTCTGGGACATATATAAGATTACCTCTGAAGGTGCATTACAGCCTAAATGTCCTGAATCAAATGAACAGTGCATAGTGGGAGCAAATATGCAAAGAGTGTTGTTTACCATTTTTTTAGGTGCTGAAGATCATGTGGGTGGATATTTAAAGGACTATACCATTAAAGAAATTGTTGATCTTGTCAATCAAAATCAATAA
- a CDS encoding IDEAL domain-containing protein codes for MLTNNHCPMLEIGDWVKGSLLSGELIIGYIESLSNLDGVAKVTIVKSDNKDIIGRTIALLTNQLKRLPAANVSNKEQILFLIDLALSTGDEEWFNELSSKLHSMTQLAKEVKA; via the coding sequence ATGTTGACTAATAATCATTGTCCCATGTTAGAAATAGGTGATTGGGTAAAGGGAAGTTTGTTGAGTGGGGAATTAATAATAGGTTATATTGAATCGCTGAGCAATTTAGATGGAGTAGCAAAGGTCACGATTGTGAAAAGTGACAACAAAGACATAATTGGCAGAACAATAGCATTATTAACCAACCAGCTTAAACGTCTACCTGCTGCAAATGTATCCAATAAGGAACAAATCCTCTTCCTAATTGACTTGGCGTTATCAACCGGGGATGAAGAATGGTTTAACGAACTATCATCCAAATTGCACTCAATGACTCAGCTTGCAAAGGAAGTTAAGGCATAA
- a CDS encoding FkbM family methyltransferase: MKTIASAGKTFFLKMWENYPRTWKFLIDLGIFLKYKTLNNSKIPNEIVLPSFNTIFVDSEENRGRALLISNGMTSKRLTNFWINAVNEYSPDLVIDVGVNYGECIFSTNYPTHSQIYGIEANRDLLKYIHQSREVHRNKVQIKIFNVFAADKEEEKTFYVDKHWSGTSSAAYRPTHDRIEQTTVRSVTIDSIVEEDVTNKNMLFKVDVEGYEAFVLRGMTELIQKSASALGFIEFNSEYMEKSGVNLNDFLLFLQQHFSVYIYTKNELVNGSQLTLSDLHKLFGSNYIHTDMILVKNVMNQIDLLQLSSAS, from the coding sequence ATGAAAACGATAGCATCAGCTGGAAAGACTTTCTTTTTAAAAATGTGGGAAAATTATCCGAGGACGTGGAAGTTTTTAATTGATTTAGGGATTTTTCTAAAATACAAGACTTTGAATAATAGTAAAATTCCAAATGAAATTGTGCTGCCTTCCTTCAATACGATCTTTGTTGATTCAGAAGAAAATCGAGGCAGAGCATTGTTAATCAGCAATGGGATGACAAGTAAGCGTTTGACCAATTTTTGGATTAACGCAGTGAATGAATATTCACCAGATTTGGTTATCGATGTAGGTGTAAACTATGGAGAATGTATTTTCTCGACAAACTATCCTACCCACTCACAAATTTATGGAATCGAAGCAAATCGAGATTTGTTAAAGTATATTCATCAATCAAGAGAGGTTCATCGAAATAAAGTGCAAATTAAGATCTTTAATGTCTTTGCGGCAGATAAAGAAGAAGAAAAAACGTTCTATGTAGATAAACATTGGTCTGGTACATCTTCTGCAGCCTATCGTCCTACCCATGATAGGATTGAACAAACAACCGTTAGATCTGTAACGATTGATTCGATAGTCGAAGAGGATGTTACGAACAAAAATATGTTGTTTAAAGTGGATGTTGAGGGGTATGAAGCATTTGTCTTAAGAGGAATGACAGAACTAATTCAGAAAAGTGCTTCTGCTTTAGGTTTTATCGAGTTTAATAGTGAGTATATGGAAAAATCAGGTGTAAATTTAAATGACTTTTTGCTGTTTTTACAACAACATTTTTCAGTATACATCTATACCAAAAATGAGCTAGTTAATGGAAGTCAATTAACTCTCTCCGATTTACATAAACTATTCGGGTCAAATTATATTCATACAGATATGATTTTAGTGAAGAATGTAATGAATCAAATAGATTTATTACAGCTTTCTTCAGCTTCATAG
- a CDS encoding FtsX-like permease family protein, whose amino-acid sequence MFFRIIRNDVLKSKAITLTTMIFVAAASMLVSLAAILVVNLSGALDTLMTQAKTPHFMQMHSGDIDAERLKFFAEQNNNVEEYQVVEFLGMDGAQIILGDHSLSDSVQDNGFSIQNEKFDYLLDLNGNIINVSDGELYVPVTYLRDNTTKVGDKAVISGKEFTVAGFHRDSTMNSSLSASKRFLVSNNDFAEIKDLGSIEYLIEFRLKDFSGIGEFETVYASAGLEANGPTVTYTLFKMMNAISDGMMIAVILLVCVLVVAITFMCIRFTLLAKIEDEYREIGVMKAIGLRLSYIKKIYLAKYAAITVAGSILGYIFSLMFQGILLENIRLYMGESENSSFAISLGIIGILIVSLAIVAYVNFVLKRFRKISAAEAIRFGASQEKIAGTKRLSLISNRLFSTNIFLGIKDVLARKKLYATMLVVLAISAFIMIVPQNLYNTISSKSFIQYMGIGNYDLRIQTNISDKTNEIVKTIDRDSDVSKYTVLTTKTFKVKTRNGSEENIKVELGDHLAFPIEYSEGRAPARDDEISFSAIYAYEMSKKVGDVITLGIEGKAKDLTVTGIYSDVTNGGKTAKAVFTDDSAKVMWTIVCVELSDKSLVDSKVSGYSDKFDFAKTSDIDEFVSQTLGSTISSVEMASYAAVAVALVITVLITLLFLKMLVAKDRHSIAVMKALGFTNSDIKAQYVSRSVFILIVGIILGTLLANTLGEVLAGALISSFGASTFNFTVNPLKAYLFSPLMMIFTVLIATMIATSSAGKIKISENIKE is encoded by the coding sequence ATGTTTTTCAGAATAATCCGTAATGACGTTTTAAAGAGCAAAGCGATAACGCTGACAACAATGATATTTGTAGCTGCTGCCTCTATGCTTGTTTCGCTTGCGGCGATTCTCGTTGTCAATCTTTCTGGTGCGCTAGATACGCTTATGACACAGGCGAAAACTCCGCATTTTATGCAAATGCATTCCGGTGATATTGATGCAGAGCGACTTAAATTCTTTGCAGAGCAAAATAACAACGTTGAAGAATATCAGGTAGTTGAGTTTCTAGGCATGGACGGCGCGCAGATTATATTAGGCGATCATTCGCTCAGCGATAGTGTTCAAGATAACGGCTTTAGCATACAGAACGAAAAATTTGATTATCTTCTTGATCTTAACGGCAACATCATCAACGTATCCGACGGCGAGCTTTATGTTCCAGTAACCTATTTGAGGGACAACACGACAAAGGTCGGTGACAAGGCTGTAATAAGCGGGAAGGAATTTACCGTTGCAGGATTTCACCGTGATTCAACCATGAATTCCTCGCTCTCCGCGTCAAAGCGATTTCTGGTAAGCAACAATGATTTCGCGGAAATTAAAGACCTTGGAAGTATCGAGTATCTGATTGAGTTTAGATTAAAGGATTTCTCGGGGATAGGTGAATTTGAAACAGTTTATGCTTCCGCAGGACTTGAAGCGAACGGACCAACGGTTACATATACTCTTTTCAAAATGATGAACGCCATTTCAGACGGGATGATGATTGCGGTTATCCTTCTTGTATGCGTACTTGTCGTTGCCATCACTTTTATGTGTATACGTTTTACGCTCCTTGCGAAAATCGAAGACGAATACCGTGAAATTGGTGTCATGAAAGCAATAGGGCTTCGTCTTTCTTACATAAAGAAGATTTATCTTGCTAAATATGCAGCTATTACTGTGGCAGGTAGTATTCTTGGGTATATTTTTTCGCTTATGTTCCAAGGCATACTACTTGAAAATATTCGTCTTTATATGGGCGAAAGTGAAAATTCTTCTTTTGCCATAAGCTTAGGAATCATTGGCATACTGATTGTATCTCTTGCAATTGTTGCTTATGTGAACTTTGTTTTGAAACGCTTTCGGAAAATATCCGCTGCGGAAGCTATACGCTTTGGAGCTTCTCAGGAAAAGATAGCTGGCACTAAGCGTCTTTCCTTAATTAGTAACAGACTGTTTAGCACGAATATTTTTCTTGGAATTAAGGATGTTCTCGCTAGAAAAAAATTATACGCCACAATGCTTGTGGTCTTGGCGATTTCGGCATTTATCATGATTGTTCCCCAGAACCTCTACAACACGATTTCCTCAAAAAGCTTCATTCAATATATGGGGATTGGAAACTACGATCTGCGCATTCAGACAAATATTTCAGACAAAACCAATGAAATTGTGAAGACGATAGATAGAGACAGTGACGTTTCAAAGTATACTGTTTTGACAACAAAGACTTTCAAAGTAAAAACGAGAAACGGGTCAGAGGAAAATATAAAAGTTGAACTCGGTGACCATTTGGCATTCCCTATAGAGTATTCTGAGGGCAGAGCACCTGCTCGTGATGACGAAATCTCATTTTCGGCTATATACGCTTATGAGATGAGCAAAAAGGTCGGCGATGTCATTACGCTGGGGATTGAAGGAAAGGCGAAAGACCTCACGGTAACCGGAATATACTCCGACGTTACGAACGGAGGCAAAACCGCAAAGGCAGTATTCACCGACGATTCGGCGAAAGTCATGTGGACCATCGTCTGTGTTGAACTTTCGGATAAATCACTTGTCGACAGCAAGGTTTCAGGATATTCGGACAAATTTGATTTTGCAAAGACTTCAGACATTGATGAATTTGTTTCTCAGACCCTCGGCTCGACCATAAGTTCCGTCGAAATGGCTTCCTACGCCGCTGTTGCGGTTGCGTTGGTTATTACGGTACTGATTACACTGTTGTTCTTGAAAATGCTTGTTGCAAAGGACAGGCATTCCATTGCCGTAATGAAGGCGCTCGGTTTTACAAATTCGGATATTAAGGCGCAGTATGTTTCTCGCTCGGTTTTCATTCTAATTGTCGGAATCATTCTCGGTACGCTTCTAGCGAATACTCTCGGAGAGGTCCTTGCGGGCGCACTTATCTCTTCGTTCGGTGCGTCAACGTTTAATTTTACGGTCAATCCGCTTAAGGCATATCTGTTTAGTCCGCTGATGATGATTTTCACGGTACTTATCGCAACGATGATCGCCACATCGAGCGCGGGAAAAATAAAAATTTCCGAAAATATAAAGGAGTAG